AGGCAGAGCTGCTAGATACAACTATGCTGGAGCTCGCGGAACTTGCTGAACTAATTACCGAAGCTGCGCTGCTTGCACTCGACGCCAAACTGCTCGCTGCTGATGAGGACGAACTACCGCTATCCAAGTATTCCACTCGCAAATCATCAATGGTGACGGCGGCAGTACTTTCAGTGCGCAACGCAATAAATGACGTGGCCGTACCTACACTTGGGGTGATGCTCACAACTTGCCCAGCCGTGAGCGTATTTGCCACAGCAGCGTAGACGCGCGAACCTGTTCCAAAAATCGAGTTGCCGGAACTGGTTGTGTTGTTGTCGATAAAGACCTGCAAGTTACCCACGCCCGAAGCAGCAACAATTTTAAAGCTGATGCGGTAGGGACGACTCAAGTCAAAATCACCGTTGGTGGTGGTATCGGTCGAGGCCGTGCTGGTGCGAGGGGGGCGATTGCCTATGGTCATACGTGCACCGGCAATTTCCAGCGCATTGTTATTGATGACGGGGCTACCACCGGTTTTGAAATAGAGCGCAGCAGAGGAATCAGATCCAATAGCCCTGTAAGTCGCCGAGAAAAATGTTGCGGTCGTCAGGCCATCAAAAGATTCTACAAACGGCAAGCTCTGCCCCGCCGCTACACCTGCACTGGAGGACTGCCCCACCGCGCTCGAGGTTGCGCTTGATGTACTGGATACTGCCGCTGAACTGGCATTGCCAGCAGAGCTTACCACCGTAGAACTGGTAGAGCTTGCTGCACCAGAACTGGCAGAACCCACCGCAACACTTGAGCTGGATGAACTGCTAGACGAACTATAAGTCCCGTTCAAGGAATTAAGCCATTGCGGCACAGTCAGGTTCGCCTTACCTGCACCGGCTGGCTCGGCACCTGTGACCAAAACACTGCGCAATGCAGAAGTCGGATGTAGCGCTTTTACCGCCGGCGGAGCCGCTTTGAAAGCGAGGTATTTAGGCGCAGCTTGAACCGGGCCAAGGGTGCTGTTGGCAAAATTGCTATCGCCTTTCCACACAGCCCAAAGGTTGCCCAACTCAATAAATGTGCTTTGTTGGGATGCCACCGGCATTTCAGAGGCCAGCAATTCATGTTGGGTGTTAGCCGCCACTACCGAGCCGGTAAAACTGGCATCGTTCACATCAGTCTGGTTGTTGCGCAGGGGAGTCAATACACCGCTGTAAAGACTGTTCGCCACTTCAATCACACCGTCTTCAGTGGAAATAGTCCCGTTAGAAGTAATGCCGAAATGGTAGGCGCCGTTGCCACTAAAGTCTCTAACCAAATTGCTATTGCCGGCCATGATGGGGTCAAACCAGGCTTTAACCGCGCGCGCATTTGCGCTGTCTGCCAGCAGGTTAAAGACTTGCACATCGCCGCCACGCAAACGTGGCATACGGTCTTGCAAATCCTGATAGTAGTTGTGGTGCAAAGTGACTTGCAGGGTAGCATTCTTGCTGTCTTTTGCGGTGGCACCAATCAAATGGCCCTTTTTAACCGTGCGTGCAACCTGGGTAATTTGATCCTGGGTTAAGCCACCTGCACGCAACTTGCCGTACATCACCATGGTCGCCTGGTTAGCTTCCAGATAATCCATTTGCGCACGGGTAAAGGCACCGTTGCTGCCATCGCCGGGCAAAATTTGGCTCCATGAAATGGTGATTCCGCTGGAACCGCCTTTTACATCCACAATGCCATCGTAGCTTTTATAAAAAGTACAGTGGTCAATCCACACCTTGTTGGCAGCAGTGCCGTCACCCAAAGTGATGTAATCCCAGTCGTTTTTGTCGTAGTCGCCTTTGGTGGCTTCGTCCCATTCCCACATCTCATCAAACTTAAGATTGCGGATCATGATGTTATTGGCGTCTTTAATGTTCCATTCCGCATGGCGAATAGTCGCACCGTTACGCGAGAAAATGGTCAAGTTATCCAGGGTTTTAATATCGATCAAACTCATGCCGGTCAGCTTGAGCGTAGGGTGTAGCTGCGCCTGGGTTGATTGCGCGCGGTAGTTACCAGCAATGGGCAACCCGGATTCGAGGGTACCCAGATTGAGGTCATTCATGATCTCAATAACTTTCACCGGTGCAGCGAGGGTGCGTTTGGCAGCATCGAGTGCAGCAATAAATTCAGCGGGGGTGTAAACCTTGCGGTAAGCGGGGTCATCTTCAGAGATCACCCCACCACCGGTAACTGGCGTGCCCAGGGCGGCGTAGCCGTCAACATCATAGAGCGCAACGCCGCTTGGCAAAGTACCCGTGCCCAACCAGCTTAAATTCACAGCCGGACCTGTAGTTGGCACGCTGCTGGATGCAGCGCTACTTGAAGCGGGCACGCTTGATGATGATTTGGAAGAGACCGAGCTGGACGAGCTTGAACTGGAAGGCACCGCAGTACCTGCGGCACTCCACACTAAAGCTTGCTCATTGAATGGAAACAAGCGGTTTTGGCGCAAGGTAATAGTGTCATCCGGCGTGGCTACGGCATTGGCTGCCAGGGAGCCTATCTGCACACTGCCGTCCAGAATGGTTGTGCCCTGGGCCGCGCCTGTCAGGGTTTCGCTAGCGTTAGTTAGCGCGAGAGGGCCATTTTGCACAGTGATTTTGAATACATAATCGTAATCTGTGCGGGTAACGCGGGTTTCGCTCAGCTTGGTCATCGAAATTACCGATACCGCAGGCGCGGCTTGGGCCATCGGCGCCAACAAACACAAGCTGGCAAAAGAAGTTGCCAAATAAGAGGGCAGTTTCATGGGATGCTCCTCCTTAAACAGATGTTTTACGAGTGCGGCGAGCCAACAAGAACAGGCCACCTAATATCATCAACCATAAAGCAGAGGGCTCAGCTACACGCGCTGGCGCATTGCTGGTAGAACCGGAAGAGAGGAGTTGGAAATTTCCGTCCAGCACATTAAACGCCAAAGCTCCGGGCGCGCCCTGACCAAGAAAGGTGAAGCCAACAGTAAATCCACCCTGGCTACTGCCAAGGGCAAGCGCGATTGGACTGTAGCTATCGAAAAACCCGGAGGAGTTTAAAAACAAATCTGGCTGGGCAACAAAGCTGTCCCACGCAGCGGGGCTATTCACTACTGATAAATTAGCGAAAAGTAATTCAGAGAAATATACGGTGAATTCATTAATTCCGGCTGCATTGCTGTCGTTGGTCAGGGTTAAATCCACTGTCCACTGGTTGCCACCCAAATCGGAAAAATTGCTGGTAATTAGCGCAGCTTGTGCAGCGTTAATTGTGCAAAGGAAAATAACGAAGGTTGAAAAGATTTTTAAAAAATGTTGTTTCATTTTTTTGCTCCCACGTGATTAATTTTATTGTTTGGGTCCATTGCAATTTTTCTTGTGGAAAAATGCAAAAAAACGCCCAAGCCAATCCACCCCTGGATCAAGGGGTATTAACCCTAAGGAATTACCACACGCATTCACTTTCACTCGCTAGCAGAGTGAAAGTTATTTGTGTAATCACACCTTAAAAAATGAAATAACATTGCCGCTTATCTATTTTTAATTATGTAAATACAAAAATGATACATAGACATTAGCGCACAAATGCATAGGCAAATGCGCAACAGACGATGGACCATTTATGAATTTTAGAGCCTGCGAATTAAAGCACTTGACTCTGGACCGAAAGGATTTTTATTGCCGATTTAAATTAAGAAGGGGGTAAAACTTCGCGGTTGGTGTTTTGCAATCTGTTATCAATTATTGTTTGCAAACACCACCACGATTGTTATTAATTATTGTTGTTGCCACTGGTTGTACTCAGTTGGTGTTGCGCACTTTAACGACACAAAAATCAATTTGCTAGCATTAATTTTCAAGTGTGTAGTTAGGAAACATCTTTTTAGTTATAAGCAAAATATGGGTATTTTGTGGTGCAAAGTGCTACCTGTGCCCAGGCTTTTTAGCCCGTCATTGCTAAGCTAAAGGCAAACCAACATAGCCTTAGCGACTAGCTTGTTATCACATTCAATAAAGGACTTTGCCATGCCCGACTTCCCCATCATCTCCAGTGTTGTGATTGGCCTTATCGCCCTGCTTCATGTGTATATTTTGGTATTGGAAATGTTCCTATGGGATAAACCCGCCGGCCGCCGCGCCTTCGGCCATTCGGTGGAAAAAGCCATCGAATCCAAAGTTCTGGCAGCCAATCAGGGCTTGTACAACGGTTTTTTAGCAGCGGGATTATTTTGGGGGCTTTATTTAGGCGTTGCAGGCTTTGATATCAAAGTGTTTTTCCTAAGCTGCATCCTGGTTGCCGGAATTTACGGCGGTATTACCGCCAAACGCAAGATTCTTTATATTCAGGCTCTCCCTGCACTCATAGGGTTGGCGCTGTTGTTCTCAAATGTATAAACACATCAAGCGGGAGTGGTCTATTTAGACTTCAACCAACCTAGAGATGCCCGGCATAACCCGCTAGAATAGCGGCCATTCACCATCCCTTATTCCCTCCTGAGAAGTGATTGCGCTATGACAGCCTCGAAAAAACCTACTGTGCTCCTCATTCTCGATGGCTTCGGCCACTCGGAAAAAACCAAATACAACGCCATTGCCGCAGCCCATAAGCCCGTATTCGATAAACTCTGGGCCAATAATCCAAAAAGTTTGATTGAAACCTCCGGTTTGGCCGTGGGCTTGCCAGAAGGCCAAATGGGTAACAGCGAAGTGGGACACATGACCCTTGGTGCTGGCCGCGTGGTTTACCAAAGCTTTACCCGCGTTAATAAAGCCATCAGCGACGGCGATTTTTTTACCAATCCTGTATACGTAAACGCCATCGATAGCGCGATTAAAATTGGCAAAGCCGTACATATTCTCGGTCTGCTCTCTGAAGGCGGCGTGCACAGCCATCAAGACCACATATACGCCATGATGAAAATGGCCGTTCAACGCGGCGCTAAAGAAGTTTACCTGCACGCATTTTTGGATGGCCGCGATTGCCCGCCACGCAGCGCTGAATCTTCACTGCAAAAAGCACAGGATTTATTTAAAGAATTAGGCGCTGGCCGAATTGCTTCCATCGTTGGTCGGTACTTCGCGCTCGACCGCGACAACCGTTGGGATCGCGTTAAGCAAGCATACGATGTCATGGTGACCGGTGAAGCCGAATATGATGCACTTACGGCGGTTGAAGGATTGAAACACGCCTACGCGCGTGACGAAAATGACGAGTTTGTTAAAGCCACGATTATCTGTGGCGAAGATGAAGAAGTTGCGACCATTAACGATGGCGACTCAGTAATATTCATGAACTTCCGCCCGGACCGCGCGCGCGAAATTACCCACGCATTGATCGATGAAAGTTTCACAGGCTTTGAACGCGAATTGCATCCAGAAATTGCACACTTTGTGCAAACTACCGAATACGCTTCTAGCATCAAAGCACCTATTGCATTCCCGCCAGAAGATTTAACCAATTCATTTGGTGAATATATTTCTGGCTTGGGCAAAACCCAATTACGCATTGCGGAAACGGAAAAATACGCACACGTAACTTTCTTTTTCAATAGCGGCAATGAAGTTGTCTACGAAGGTGAAGATCGTATTTTGGTTCCATCACCACAAGTTGCTACTTACGATTTGCAACCTGAAATGAATGCGCCAATCGTCACTGACAAATTAGTTGAAGCGATTGAATCCGGTAAATACGATGCCATTATTTGCAACTACGCTAACTGCGATATGGTTGGTCACTCCGGCATTATGGAAGCCGCAACCAAAGCGGTTGAAGCAATCGATATTTGTTTGGGTCGTGTTTTGGCTGCGGTAGAAAAAGTGGGTGGCGAAGCATTAATTACTGCAGACCACGGCAACGTAGAAGAAATGTTTGATGAAGAAAGTGGTCAAGCAAATACACAACATTCAACTTTGCCAGTACCCTTTATTTTCTGCAGCTCACGCAAAGGAACTATCGCACCCGGCGGCTCATTGGCAGATGTAGCACCAACCATGTTGGCGTTGATGGGCATTCCTCAACCGGCAGAAATGACCGGCAGGAATTTGATTACAATCGAAAAATAACCCCACCCTGGCCCTCCCCTTTGCAGCGGGGCGCGCAACTGTGAGGGAACTTTTACTCCCAGCTAAATTTAAGAGGGAGTACAACTCCTCCCTCTGCGAAGGGGGAGGTTCGGAGGGGGTTAAAATCTCCATAATAATCACGGAAATTTCATGAAAAAACTTTTTTGCTTAAGTTTGTTATCCATGATGTTAGCCATATCGCCGAGTGCATTGAGTGCCGATAAAGACGATATGGAAAAACTCCAAAAAGACATTAACGATTTGCAGAAAGAATTAAAAAAAGTTCAGGGCGCGCGTTCTAATGTGCAGCAAGAGCTGCAAAAAAATGAAACGCAAATGAGCGAGCTGCAAAAGAAAGTTGAAAAAATCCAGCAAGAAATAAACGCTCAAAACAAGCAGATAGAAAATCTAAATAAAGAGCGTGGCGATCTGGAAAAAGCCCGGGCAAAGCAACAAGCCCAAGCCGCTGAGCAGATTCGCGCTGCTTATCAGCTTGGGCAACAACCACAGTTTAAAGTGTTCCTGAATCAGGAATCACCTGAGCGTATTTCACGCATGATGAAATACCACAGTTATTTTATGGCCGCGCACGCCGAGAAAGTGAAAAAATATCTCGACACCATTGCGCAGCTCAACGAGCTTGAACCGCAAATTGCCCAAAAAACAGCTGAGCTGAATATCATTAAAGAAGAAATGGGCAAACAGCAAGCGAGCCTGCAAGAAGCACAAGCGCAGCGCAAACAAACGCTCGCAAAAATTAACACCACAATTTCCAACAAAGACAAAGCTTTGCAAGATATGTTGGAAGATCGCCGCCAGCTCCAAGCACTCTTGCAAAAAGTTGCACGCGCAAGCACCAGTCTTGCGGCAGCACCGAGTTATGTTCCTCTACCCAACGCGGGTGAAAAATTTAGCAGCCGTCGCGGTCGCTTACCTTGGCCAACGCAAGGCAGAATTACCCACGGATTTGGTAGCAGCCAGGTTGAAGGTCAGCTGCAATGGAACGGCGTTATGATTGGCGCAAATGCCGGGCAGCAAGTACAAGCGGTGCATTATGGTCGCGTGGTTTTTGCCGATTATTTTCGCGGCCAAGGTTTGTTGGTTATTATTGATCACGGCGAAGGTTATTTGAGCCTTTACGCGCACAACCAAAATTTATTTAAAAAGGCAGGCGACGCTGTTAAAGCGGGCGAAGCCATAGCAAGCGTGGGCAATACCGGCGGACAAAACGAAGCTGGGTTATATTTTGAAATTCGCTATCAAGGCAAGGCAATTAATCCGGCAGATTGGTTAGCGCGCGCCTAAGCTTAAGGCTTGAAACAGAGCAAAAAGAATTGCTTATTGTGGGCGCTGTAAGCGCTTTTCGGAGATGTAAATGTTGTGCCTTTCCCCAAAAAAATCTGGCGCTAATAAAAATTTTCAAACATTACTTTTGATAGCAATGTTTGCGTTCGCCAATTTTTCAAACGCAGCGCCTGTTGAAAAGAAAAAGACTGCGCCGCAAAATCCGGGGCTTTTACCACTCGAAGAATTGCGCACCTTTACCCGTGCTTACGATCACGTTCGCACCAGCTATGTGGAAGAAGTTAGCGATTCCAAAATGCTGGAATACGCCATCAAAGGTTTAATTTCAGAACTCGATCCGCATTCCGCTTATCTCGATAAAGAGGCTTACGCCGAACTGCAAGCCACGACTAGTGGTGAATTTGGTGGCGTAGGTTTGGAAGTGGGTATGGATGAAGGTGTAATCAAAGTCATTACTCCGCTCGATGGATCACCCTCACAAAAAGCCGGCATTAAACCGGGCGATGTTGTTGTGCGCATCGACGATCAACCCATGAAGGGAAAAACTCTCACTGACGCAACTCGCTTGATGCGCGGCCCAAAAGACACACC
The window above is part of the Cellvibrio zantedeschiae genome. Proteins encoded here:
- a CDS encoding pectinesterase family protein; this encodes MKLPSYLATSFASLCLLAPMAQAAPAVSVISMTKLSETRVTRTDYDYVFKITVQNGPLALTNASETLTGAAQGTTILDGSVQIGSLAANAVATPDDTITLRQNRLFPFNEQALVWSAAGTAVPSSSSSSSSVSSKSSSSVPASSSAASSSVPTTGPAVNLSWLGTGTLPSGVALYDVDGYAALGTPVTGGGVISEDDPAYRKVYTPAEFIAALDAAKRTLAAPVKVIEIMNDLNLGTLESGLPIAGNYRAQSTQAQLHPTLKLTGMSLIDIKTLDNLTIFSRNGATIRHAEWNIKDANNIMIRNLKFDEMWEWDEATKGDYDKNDWDYITLGDGTAANKVWIDHCTFYKSYDGIVDVKGGSSGITISWSQILPGDGSNGAFTRAQMDYLEANQATMVMYGKLRAGGLTQDQITQVARTVKKGHLIGATAKDSKNATLQVTLHHNYYQDLQDRMPRLRGGDVQVFNLLADSANARAVKAWFDPIMAGNSNLVRDFSGNGAYHFGITSNGTISTEDGVIEVANSLYSGVLTPLRNNQTDVNDASFTGSVVAANTQHELLASEMPVASQQSTFIELGNLWAVWKGDSNFANSTLGPVQAAPKYLAFKAAPPAVKALHPTSALRSVLVTGAEPAGAGKANLTVPQWLNSLNGTYSSSSSSSSSSVAVGSASSGAASSTSSTVVSSAGNASSAAVSSTSSATSSAVGQSSSAGVAAGQSLPFVESFDGLTTATFFSATYRAIGSDSSAALYFKTGGSPVINNNALEIAGARMTIGNRPPRTSTASTDTTTNGDFDLSRPYRISFKIVAASGVGNLQVFIDNNTTSSGNSIFGTGSRVYAAVANTLTAGQVVSITPSVGTATSFIALRTESTAAVTIDDLRVEYLDSGSSSSSAASSLASSASSAASVISSASSASSSIVVSSSSASSASSSAPFVQPTQVYNLQNRVSPGANQVDTQVDTKLVITFDAPPVLGTSGAINIFKVSDDSLVDSLMLSGNTDSLGYAGQTRLRMVNTQPLRVSGNSLIITPHNNKLAYGTAYYVAISEGAITGVNLNSTAFVGLGKNANWTFTTKANAPTSTELTVDDDGAADFRTVQGALNHAMQNVAAATPVTINVKNGDYEELLFLRGKNNLTIKGESRDGVVIHYTNNNTLNAGTGTSQSPGATSFTGGRSVFLAESSDLLSIDNLTLKNTTLIGSGGQAEVIYFNNDVGRLAVTNSNLISEQDTVQVKGYSWFYRSLIAGNVDFIWGNNRVALFEESEIRSLGDSRGNGSGGYVLQARTVTASDKGFVFLNSRLTRGAGPLGHAIADGQTWLARSGGATTYFDNIVFVNTKMDAHIKPAGWYTSPLPNPTAATATSGWREYGSTDLAGASLNTAGRDAVSLQLPLSEVINNYCSRAQILAAFNGGAGWNPLPSDTTDCSNFESGPSSSASSSNVSSATSSIASSANSVASSSSSSSSSSSSSSATVSSSSSSASSEVVGPQSSSSSSSAVAIVTKTWGFDSAAYAAADTNLFAAAYSATADNGIKITAAPVSVDGLDFYSSAASVLRYRAPGSANNSSATGVWNTNGSFFTSNSVLVPVVGADVTSVRTYISIPVESNKAFTITLNYKQTSATATAGKIALVGSDNKVLIAKDASNATAAATGDTLTLTVPAGHSYTAVKIFYGREGITSGGVNITSMSRAQ
- a CDS encoding PEP-CTERM sorting domain-containing protein (PEP-CTERM proteins occur, often in large numbers, in the proteomes of bacteria that also encode an exosortase, a predicted intramembrane cysteine proteinase. The presence of a PEP-CTERM domain at a protein's C-terminus predicts cleavage within the sorting domain, followed by covalent anchoring to some some component of the (usually Gram-negative) cell surface. Many PEP-CTERM proteins exhibit an unusual sequence composition that includes large numbers of potential glycosylation sites. Expression of one such protein has been shown restore the ability of a bacterium to form floc, a type of biofilm.), translating into MKQHFLKIFSTFVIFLCTINAAQAALITSNFSDLGGNQWTVDLTLTNDSNAAGINEFTVYFSELLFANLSVVNSPAAWDSFVAQPDLFLNSSGFFDSYSPIALALGSSQGGFTVGFTFLGQGAPGALAFNVLDGNFQLLSSGSTSNAPARVAEPSALWLMILGGLFLLARRTRKTSV
- a CDS encoding DUF1304 domain-containing protein: MPDFPIISSVVIGLIALLHVYILVLEMFLWDKPAGRRAFGHSVEKAIESKVLAANQGLYNGFLAAGLFWGLYLGVAGFDIKVFFLSCILVAGIYGGITAKRKILYIQALPALIGLALLFSNV
- the gpmI gene encoding 2,3-bisphosphoglycerate-independent phosphoglycerate mutase, with product MTASKKPTVLLILDGFGHSEKTKYNAIAAAHKPVFDKLWANNPKSLIETSGLAVGLPEGQMGNSEVGHMTLGAGRVVYQSFTRVNKAISDGDFFTNPVYVNAIDSAIKIGKAVHILGLLSEGGVHSHQDHIYAMMKMAVQRGAKEVYLHAFLDGRDCPPRSAESSLQKAQDLFKELGAGRIASIVGRYFALDRDNRWDRVKQAYDVMVTGEAEYDALTAVEGLKHAYARDENDEFVKATIICGEDEEVATINDGDSVIFMNFRPDRAREITHALIDESFTGFERELHPEIAHFVQTTEYASSIKAPIAFPPEDLTNSFGEYISGLGKTQLRIAETEKYAHVTFFFNSGNEVVYEGEDRILVPSPQVATYDLQPEMNAPIVTDKLVEAIESGKYDAIICNYANCDMVGHSGIMEAATKAVEAIDICLGRVLAAVEKVGGEALITADHGNVEEMFDEESGQANTQHSTLPVPFIFCSSRKGTIAPGGSLADVAPTMLALMGIPQPAEMTGRNLITIEK
- a CDS encoding murein hydrolase activator EnvC family protein, which gives rise to MKKLFCLSLLSMMLAISPSALSADKDDMEKLQKDINDLQKELKKVQGARSNVQQELQKNETQMSELQKKVEKIQQEINAQNKQIENLNKERGDLEKARAKQQAQAAEQIRAAYQLGQQPQFKVFLNQESPERISRMMKYHSYFMAAHAEKVKKYLDTIAQLNELEPQIAQKTAELNIIKEEMGKQQASLQEAQAQRKQTLAKINTTISNKDKALQDMLEDRRQLQALLQKVARASTSLAAAPSYVPLPNAGEKFSSRRGRLPWPTQGRITHGFGSSQVEGQLQWNGVMIGANAGQQVQAVHYGRVVFADYFRGQGLLVIIDHGEGYLSLYAHNQNLFKKAGDAVKAGEAIASVGNTGGQNEAGLYFEIRYQGKAINPADWLARA